One stretch of Ictalurus punctatus breed USDA103 chromosome 5, Coco_2.0, whole genome shotgun sequence DNA includes these proteins:
- the pcbp2 gene encoding poly(rC)-binding protein 2, translated as MDSSVIEGGLNVTLTIRLLMHGKEVGSIIGKKGESVKKMREESGARINISEGNCPERIITLAGPTTAIFKAFSMIIDKLEEDISSSMSNSTATSKPPVTLRIVVPASQCGSLIGKGGCKIKEIRESTGAQVQVAGDMLPNSTERAITIAGTPLSIIECVKQICVVMLESPPKGVTIPYRPKPSGSPVIFAGGQAYAVQGQHAIPQPDLTKLHQLAMQQSPFPLAPSSQGFTAGMDATTQTGSHELTIPNDLIGCIIGRQGAKINEIRQMSGAQIKIANPVEGSNDRQVTITGSPASISLAEYLINARLSSEATGLATN; from the exons ATGGACTCCAGCGTGATTGAAGGTGGACTCAATGTCACTCTCACCATCAGGCTGCTTATGCATGGTAAAGAGGTTGGCAGCATTATTGGAAAG AAAGGTGAATCAGTGAAGAAGATGCGAGAAGAG AGTGGCGCTCGCATCAACATCTCAGAAGGGAACTGCCCAGAGCGCATCATCACCCTGGCAGGGCCCACCACTGCCATTTTTAAAGCCTTCTCCATGATCATTGATAAACTCGAAGAG GATATTAGCAGTTCCATGTCCAATAGTACAGCCACCTCAAAGCCTCCTGTCACACTGCGCATTGTTGTGCCGGCCAGCCAGTGTGGTTCTCTTATCGGTAAAGGTGGCTGCAAGATCAAAGAGATCAGAGAG TCAACGGGAGCTCAGGTACAAGTGGCAGGGGACATGCTGCCTAACTCCACTGAAAGAGCCATTACCATTGCTGGGACACCGCTCTCCATAATCGAGTGTGTCAAACAAATCTGTGTTGTCATGCTGGAG TCTCCTCCCAAAGGTGTCACCATCCCGTATCGACCCAAACCCTCAGGTTCGCCTGTTATCTTTGCTGGAGGACAG GCATATGCGGTGCAGGGACAGCATGCCATTCCCCAACCTGAT ctcaCTAAACTTCACCAATTGGCAATGCAGCAAAGTCCGTTTCCTCTGGCCCCAAGTAGCCAGGGATTCACTG CTGGCATGGATGCCACCACACAGACCGGCTCTCATGAACTAACCATTCCAAATGAC TTGATTGGCTGCATCATTGGCCGTCAAGGTGCCAAGATAAATGAGATTCGCCAGATGTCAGGAGCTCAGATCAAGATCGCCAATCCTGTTGAAGGCTCCAACGACCGCCAAGTCACCATCACTGGCTCCCCAGCCAGCATCAGCTTGGCTGAATACCTCATCAATGCTAG ACTTTCTTCTGAGGCAACAGGACTGGCTACAAACTGA